Genomic segment of Fervidobacterium gondwanense DSM 13020:
TATTCATACGTGACTTCAAAGAGAGCAGAGAATCAGAATTTTGTTCTCATCGATACAGGAAATATCCTTTACGGAAGTCCGTTTGGTGATTATTTTGTTGAAAAGGACATAGCAGAAAATCGAGTTTTAGAGTTAATTAACAAAACAGGTTACGATGTTTTAGTACCAGGAACGTTTGAGCTTTCGCTTGGTAAAGAGTATCTGAATCAGTATGTAAGAAAGTTTAATGGATTTGTTCTTGCGACAAACTTAGTTGGCGAGATAGACGGTATTAAAAACTACTATGTCAAAGTACTTCCAAACGGTATAAAAATAGCGATTTTCGGCGTCGTACCACCTTATGGTGAATATAAGTACAGTGACTATATTGCAAATCTTCGCGAAAGGATAGATAGAGTTAAGAAAGAAGTTGCGCCAGACGCAATCGTGCTCGCGACAAGTGGTGGCATTTCTTATGATCCCGTAAAAGGAAACAGAATAGCTTTGGAAAGCAATTTGAACATAGGGGACGCTTTGGTAAAGAATTTCTCAAAAGATGTTAATATCTTCTTGTTTGGAAATCAAGCCTTAATTTATACGGGTAAGAATCAAAACGTGATTTACTCACTTCCAGGTAATGATGGATTGTCAGTGAATGAAATCAATCTTGAATTCACGAAGAACGGAACTAAATGGAAATTGAACAACGTTTCCATTAAGAATGTCAAAATGGCTGATATCAAAGTCAACGAGGATATTATTTCATGGGCTCAGAAATTTGAAACAGAAGTGGAAAAATGGCTTTCCGAAAACTTGTTTGCATCTGCAGTGACAATTGGATTCAACAAATACATGGCCATTCTTGAAGATAGCTTAATCACGGAGTTGGTGAATAAATCAATTATTGAATATACAAGAGCGC
This window contains:
- a CDS encoding LysM peptidoglycan-binding domain-containing protein, which encodes MMVRKWKIILGSLFIFISAFVVAQSKANVTVVHTSNIYGNVLPYNYFNDTFEPKGLTYIYSYVTSKRAENQNFVLIDTGNILYGSPFGDYFVEKDIAENRVLELINKTGYDVLVPGTFELSLGKEYLNQYVRKFNGFVLATNLVGEIDGIKNYYVKVLPNGIKIAIFGVVPPYGEYKYSDYIANLRERIDRVKKEVAPDAIVLATSGGISYDPVKGNRIALESNLNIGDALVKNFSKDVNIFLFGNQALIYTGKNQNVIYSLPGNDGLSVNEINLEFTKNGTKWKLNNVSIKNVKMADIKVNEDIISWAQKFETEVEKWLSENLFASAVTIGFNKYMAILEDSLITELVNKSIIEYTRAQIGIWNVYNPNFKGIVEGNITRKELYGLIGKTTSVKVLKLSGGEVKEIIKNSLQYLSLEDSKVLFSRTVVNNPWFYDLIEGINYKVVLNNGTIREITFLGKPLEDSDTLIMSVPTIRTYGQNPLLKGKVINDVEVPVQKILFSTIGNLLSDGVIANEEDRNRESLVLLTYTVQAGDTFRQVAYRLGVSEEELLKLNPIIKDPNLIRPGWKFIYYKKYLDLIPPLKELFEAK